In the Silurus meridionalis isolate SWU-2019-XX chromosome 6, ASM1480568v1, whole genome shotgun sequence genome, one interval contains:
- the LOC124387788 gene encoding F-box-like/WD repeat-containing protein TBL1XR1: MSISSDEVNFLVYRYLQESGFAHSAFTFGIESHISQSNINGALVPPAALISIIQKGLQYVEAEVSINEDGTLFDGRPIESLSLIDAVMPDVVQTRQQVYRDKLAQQQQAAPGTAGGGGGATKNGESTANGEENGAHVLSNHHSDMMEVDRAVEIPSHKAMVLRGHESEVFICAWNPVSDLLASGSGDSTARIWNLSESCSGGSTQLVLRHCIREGGQDVPSNKDVTSLDWNSEGTLLATGSYDGFARIWTKDGNLASTLGQHKGPIFALKWNKKGNFILSAGVDKTTIIWDAHTGEAKQQFPFHSAPALDVDWQSNNTFASCSTDMCIHVCKLGQDRPVKTFQGHTNEVNAIKWDPTGSLLASCSDDMTLKLWSMKQDTCVHDLQAHSKEIYTIKWSPTGPGTNNPNANLMLASASFDSTVRLWDAERGICVHTLTRHQEPVYSVAFSPDGRHLASGSFDKCVHIWNTQSGALVNSYRGTGGIFEVCWNSTGDKVGASASDGSVCVLDLRK; this comes from the exons ATGAGCATAAGCAGCGATGAGGTCAACTTCCTGGTCTACAGATACCTACAGGAGTCGG GATTTGCTCACTCAGCGTTCACATTTGGCATAGAGAGCCACATCAGCCAGTCGAACATCAACGGTGCGCTCGTTCCCCCTGCAGCGCTGATCTCCATCATCCAGAAGGGCCTCCAGTATGTTGAGGCTGAGGTCAGCATCAACGAG GATGGCACTTTATTCGACGGCCGTCCGATCGAGTCCCTGTCGCTGATCGACGCCGTGATGCCCGACGTGGTGCAGACGCGTCAGCAGGTGTACCGCGACAAGCTGGCGCAGCAGCAGCAGGCCGCGCCGGGGACGGCGGGAGGCGGCGGTGGCGCCACCAAGAACGGCGAGAGCACGGCGAACGGAGAGGAGAACGGAGCGCACGTCTTATCTa ACCACCACTCGGACATGATGGAGGTGGACCGGGCAGTGGAGATTCCGTCCCATAAGGCCATGGTGCTGCGTGGACACGAGTCCGAGGTGTTCATCTGCGCCTGGAATCCGGTCAGCGACCTCCTCGCTTCAGG CTCCGGGGATTCGACGGCGAGGATCTGGAACCTGAGCGAGAGCTGCTCTGGAGGCTCCACCCAGCTGGTGCTGCGCCACTGCATTCGAGAAGGAGGACAGGACGTCCCGAGCAACAAAGACGTCACCTCACTGGACTGGAAT agcgAAGGTACGCTGCTAGCTACCGGCTCCTATGACGGTTTTGCCAGAATATGGACTAAAGATG GAAACCTCGCCAGCACTTTAGGCCAACACAAGGGACCCATTTTCGCTCTCAAGTGGAACAAGAAAGGCAACTTTATCCTGAGCGCCGGCGTGGACAAG acCACGATTATTTGGGACGCGCACACAGGGGAGGCCAAGCAGCAGTTTCCTTTCCATTCAG CTCCGGCTCTTGACGTGGACTGGCAGAGCAATAACACGTTCGCCTCATGCAGCACAGACATGTGCATCCACGTGTGTAAACTGGGCCAGGACCGACCGGTCAAAACATTCCAGGGTCACACG aacGAAGTGAACGCAATTAAATGGGATCCAACTGGCAGCCTCTTGGCCTCCTGCTCCGACGACATGACGCTAAAG CTGTGGAGTATGAAGCAGGACACGTGCGTTCACGACCTGCAAGCCCACAGCAAAGAGATCTACACCATCAAATGGAGTCCCACGGGCCCCGGAACCAACAACCCCAACGCCAATCTGATGCTGGCTAG CGCGTCGTTCGACTCCACGGTGCGGCTGTGGGACGCCGAGCGCGGCATCTGCGTCCACACGCTGACGCGACACCAGGAGCCCGTCTACAGCGTCGCGTTCAGCCCCGACGGCCGGCACCTCGCCAGCGGCTCCTTCGACAAATGCGTGCACATCTGGAACACACAG AGCGGCGCCCTGGTAAACAGCTACAGAGGGACAGGCGGGATTTTCGAGGTGTGCTGGAACTCCACCGGAGACAAAGTAGGAGCGAGCGCTTCGGACGGATCG GTTTGTGTATTAGACTTGCGGAAATGA
- the kcnmb3 gene encoding calcium-activated potassium channel subunit beta-3 yields MPRKIMKMHVLGEIIHYPGSVPKAHRRKHRGGSDDGGGEKAKAQVPVSSVGEERAVLLGFIMMAFSILMYFVVGINVVKPCIHSDWGDVTNCSLIRAEFLNESEDRGFSYPCLQVLVNVTTAASDKTLHLRYDEAAVNLSPECFYTPRKHQNKSDMVREAQNIKDSLCDRQGRDIGCHLSSRRYPEDAILTKRHNLHTALRCLLWPSLMMFGGVLLIVLVMLTQFLCQLCNEMIQAEEEEMEDGQSTVGYNKLYQFLPCRPWSPSLE; encoded by the exons ATGCCAAGGAAAATCATGAAAATGCATGTTTTGGG AGAAATCATTCATTACCCAGGAAGTGTGCCTAAGGCTCACAGGAGAAAACACCGTGGTGgcagtgatgatggtggtggtgagaaGGCCAAAGCCCAGGTTCCTGTTTCAAGTGTTGGAGAGGAGAGGGCAGTGCTTCTTGGTTTCATCATGATGGCCTTCTCCATCCTCATGTACTTTGTAGTGGGGATCAATGTAGTAAAGCCGTGTATCCACAG TGACTGGGGCGATGTCACTAATTGCTCGCTGATCCGGGCCGAGTTTCTAAATGAGTCTGAAGATCGAGGCTTCAGTTATCCATGTCTGCAGGTCCTGGTGAACGTCACAACTGCAGCATCTGACAAAACATTGCACCTTCGCTACGATGAAGCAGCCGTCAACCTGAGCCCAGAG TGTTTCTACACCCCAAGAAAACACCAAAACAAATCTGACATGGTGAGAGAGGCCCAAAATATCAAAGACTCCCTGTGTGATCGGCAAGGCCGGGATATAGGCTGCCACCTGAGCAGCAGGCGTTACCCAGAGGATGCCATCCTGACCAAGCGGCACAACCTTCACACGGCGCTGCGATGCCTTTTGTGGCCGAGCCTCATGATGTTCGGAGGGGTGTTGCTGATCGTTTTGGTCATGCTCACGCAGTTCCTTTGTCAGTTGTGTAACGAAATGATccaagcagaagaagaagaaatggagGATGGGCAAAGCACAGTGGGGTACAACAAACTCTACCAATTTCTACCTTGCAGACCTTGGAGTCCCAGCTTAGAGTAG
- the b3gnt5b gene encoding lactosylceramide 1,3-N-acetyl-beta-D-glucosaminyltransferase B has product MIVCFRRFRKCQIRQLMMTCFVLSVIKVYWESLDNDALSHIKSYSLRLLNSLDFISANLTISYEEARKFSNHRYLINHEQKCVNKDVLLLLLVKSSPESFERRQAIRSTWGNEVYIKRNLGVTVRVLFALGVHPQPLNRKKLQQRLVREDQIYQDLIQQDFLDTFHNLTIKLLLQLGWKHAYCDHAHFLMSADDDIFVHMPNLIRYLQEINQTGVKDFWVGKVHRGAPPIRKKNSKYYVSHEMYPWLLYPDYTPGAAYVISKDVASRVYRASLTLNASLHIDDVFMGICAHAIGVLPQEHVFFSGEGRAPNHVCIYNQMMTSHGHVKDFHELWKLATDPAVQQVSTGLFGKLYCTVAKIRLLCALHTLNTYPCKAAFL; this is encoded by the coding sequence ATGATTGTATGTTTCCGGCGGTTCAGAAAATGCCAAATCCGACAGCTGATGATGACATGCTTTGTGTTGTCCGTGATAAAGGTCTACTGGGAAAGTCTTGACAATGACGCATTAAGTCATATCAAGTCCTACTCTTTGCGCCTGCTCAACAGCTTAGACTTCATTAGCGCCAACCTAACCATTAGTTACGAAGAAGCAAGGAAATTCAGTAACCACCGATACCTAATAAACCACGAGCAGAAATGTGTCAACAAAGACGTGCTACTCTTGCTGCTTGTAAAAAGCTCCCCAGAGAGCTTTGAAAGGAGGCAAGCCATTCGTTCCACATGGGGCAATGAGGTCTACATCAAGAGGAACCTTGGCGTGACTGTGAGAGTACTGTTTGCTCTTGGTGTCCACCCTCAACCACTGAATAGGAAAAAGCTTCAGCAAAGGTTGGTTCGAGAAGACCAAATATATCAGGATCTAATCCAACAGGACTTTCTCGATACCTTTCATAACCTCACTATCAAGCTTCTTCTCCAGCTCGGCTGGAAACATGCCTATTGTGACCATGCCCATTTTCTCATGTCTGCCGATGATGACATATTTGTCCATATGCCCAACCTGATACGCTATCTGCAGGAGATCAACCAGACCGGCGTCAAGGACTTTTGGGTCGGCAAGGTGCATCGAGGAGCTCCACCCATTCGTAAGAAAAACAGCAAGTACTATGTGTCTCATGAGATGTACCCCTGGCTTCTCTATCCCGATTACACCCCCGGAGCTGCTTACGTCATCTCCAAAGATGTGGCCTCTAGAGTCTACCGAGCTTCCCTCACCTTAAACGCCTCTCTTCATATCGACGATGTCTTTATGGGCATTTGCGCCCACGCAATAGGGGTTTTACCTCAGGAACACGTCTTCTTCTCCGGAGAGGGTAGGGCTCCTAACCACGTCTGCATCTACAACCAAATGATGACCTCACATGGACATGTCAAGGACTTTCATGAACTTTGGAAACTTGCGACGGATCCTGCGGTGCAGCAAGTTTCCACAGGACTCTTTGGAAAGCTCTACTGCACCGTAGCTAAAATCAGACTCCTTTGTGCATTACACACGTTAAACACCTATCCATGTAAAGCAGCTTTTTTATAG
- the eif4a2 gene encoding eukaryotic initiation factor 4A-II: MSSGSGDYHSSRDRDHGGPEGMEPDGVIESNWNEITDNFDDMNLKETLLRGIYAYGFEKPSAIQQRAIIPCIKGYDVIAQAQSGTGKTATFAISILQQLEIDQKETQALVLAPTRELAQQIQKVILALGDYMGASCHACIGGTNVRNEMQKLQAEAPHIVVGTPGRVFDMLNRRFLSPKWIKMFVLDEADEMLSRGFKDQIYEIFQKLSTNIQVVLLSATMPAEVLDVTTKFMREPVRILVKKEELTLEGIKQFYINVEREEWKLDTLCDLYETLTITQAVIFLNTRRKVDWLTEKMHARDFTVSALHGDMDQKERDIIMREFRSGSSRVLITTDLLARGIDVQQVSLVINYDLPTNRENYIHRIGRGGRFGRKGVAINFVTEEDKRILRDIETFYNTTVEEMPMNVADLI; encoded by the exons ATGTCTAGTGGTTCTGGTGATTatcatag CTCAAGAGATCGAGACCATGGAGGGCCTGAAGGAATGGAGCCCGATGGCGTCATTGAG AGCAACTGGAATGAGATCACGGACAACTTCGATGACATGAACCTGAAGGAGACGCTCCTTCGAGGAATCTACGCGTATGGTTTTGAGAAGCCGTCAGCTATTCAGCAGCGAGCGATTATTCCCTGCATTAAAG GATACGATGTCATTGCTCAAGCACAGTCAGGCACAGGCAAAACAGCCACGTTTGCCATCTCTATCCTGCAGCAGTTGGAGATTGATCAGAAAGAGActcaggctctggtcctggcgCCGACCCGTGAGCTTGCTCAGCAG ATCCAAAAGGTCATCTTGGCCTTGGGTGACTACATGGGTGCGTCGTGCCATGCCTGTATCGGGGGCACCAACGTTCGCAACGAGATGCAGAAGCTTCAAGCCGAAGCTCCACACATCGTGGTGGGGACTCCGGGGCGTGTGTTTGATATGCTGAACAGGAGGTTTCTCT CTCCTAAATGGATCAAGATGTTTGTCCTAGATGAAGCAGATGAAATGCTGAGTCGTGGTTTCAAGGATCAGATTTATGAAATCTTCCAGAAACTGAGCACAAACATTCAA GTGGTGCTCCTTTCGGCCACTATGCCCGCCGAGGTCTTGGACGTGACCACGAAGTTCATGCGCGAGCCCGTGCGCATCCTGGTGAAAAAAGAGGAGCTTACCCTCGAGGGTATTAAGCAGTTCTACATCAATGTAGAACGAGAg GAATGGAAGTTGGACACGCTCTGCGATCTGTACGAAACTCTGACGATCACACAGGCCGTCATTTTCTTGAACACTAGGAGAAAGGTGGACTGGCTGACTGAGAAAATGCACGCCAGGGACTTCACCGTGTCTGCCTTG CATGGGGACATGGATCAAAAAGAGCGTGATATAATCATGAGAGAATTTAGGTCTGGCTCTAGTAGAGTGCTGATTACCACAGATTTGCTG GCTCGTGGTATTGACGTGCAACAGGTTTCCCTGGTCATCAACTACGATCTTCCGACAAACCGAGAGAACTATATCCATAG GATCGGCCGCGGGGGTCGTTTCGGCAGAAAAGGCGTGGCCATTAACTTCGTTACCGAAGAGGACAAACGGATCCTTCGAGACATTGAGACGTTTTACAACACGACCGTGGAGGAGATGCCCATGAACGTGGCCGATCTGATTTAA